A single genomic interval of Cucumis sativus cultivar 9930 chromosome 7, Cucumber_9930_V3, whole genome shotgun sequence harbors:
- the LOC101210206 gene encoding protein TIME FOR COFFEE isoform X2: MIMEKNREARSSSSIVAANGSSRRRSRATAFRDLPEEGQVELQETVRLRDRGGKRDRDREFVSRSKRRREGGNREEEMEEEEGGDTSAEDIVADGDIDEVEDGGGGVSRILSSTTTASSVSNQHQNQKRTSLPPRVVKQQWKVADDAMIGVPVPRKARSGNSGVGGAGEDIADDHSHRNQTDSPARSSAEVVSPSTSIISAKKKMKPTGPKTRSMKTSNVSSASAKEGDIEIEIAEVLFGLKKQPHCSKKQEVITKQSSKQETENSSVLRDGSKSSVTSTMANSAQTAFNKSVSLQKNDVISDLSLNVAGEKQKVDSSTLDFAGKGESEKPAEIAIYPSKLEGASEESKPAKEIFTGGDENKGSKKTGLAQEDITSCLKGDVDPEDSPPNNSIPEAVTQKEEKFKFDLMAPPTSPERDGLADMVLDTKPLSLGIEMGKETSNKVENEVEGFKEKEKVINEDKMVTSGTKFEFFKLDLEKPQLDSNNITMKEQSQKQQPKGAASTVEKNEPSTSVRLPIILGGWPTTEIPSVGYLPPFRTVLPVDSIDKSSTKLQNLNFILSHPRPKRCLTHYDIARNIYLHQQFTKTNYFHPAGDASASLVEAKLKNISSKEGMLLSNQLSGNHLDMNLNSVQQREQGEGDLPGNVVNDKSSEAANFADIAKSKQLVFHQKQGVPLGNSMPSSGFIFPIGQHQAPIAQATANQSGSAKSSNNQSTSLFSNPEAGTLVSFPAFPAVSTNMSYSHPNVVSVEAPYLAKLQNNGYPFTFSTPAGTSATYRTNNAQPLPLFNGSFYPSQLFHPSQIQPAQTQSHHQPSGSHKQPQTQPQQWSVHVPGNNVLPSNGMQLKQSTEQHLPLSNHSRKHENETSGEDTTSLSDKRAAPVQKNAYGQNYILPVQALGFTLMPSTTLNNGNSGNYGEKKQSHTQNLKNTVALVPSQGLTMSFASYNGNGTPSNLNFTPISQNTTVYQNLPDIQRTGFQVAPVPQATKQKNHQTSEGRNGVVLSGASDRNTGNSSTKPSTATSGQTLVFGNPSRTLNFMTSSVPVNWPSPSNKSAATTNRPAGSSSGNQQQQPLLQLPQQQHILQQQQAAMGPRMAPRTKVPTNNTLPSSATTKFPCNPPPGFSQPLIQCDNSIQSPAQKNSGRMTASVVPMTSLHLSSSSTPVHKSSIQQKGSSTPQGQTQISFGGGDFKPAYTPMQHIPTSGHSPSSSGKLRNTTSKTNPSVTPTQQKQDESSSTGAGQKSSPVCGRNVPSILNTCPSQLSELKY; the protein is encoded by the exons ATGATCATGGAGAAGAACAGAGAAGCGAGGAGTTCGTCCAGTATAGTGGCTGCAAATGGATCGTCAAGGCGACGTAGTAGAGCTACGGCTTTCAGAGATTTACCTG AGGAAGGTCAGGTGGAGTTGCAGGAGACTGTGCGGTTAAGGGATAGAGGAGGGAAGAGGGATCGAGATCGAGAGTTTGTGAGTCGTAGCAAGCGGAGGAGGGAAGGAGGaaatagagaagaagagatggaggaagaagaaggaggagaTACTAGTGCTGAAGATATTGTTGCTGATGGAGATATTGATGAGGTTGAAGACGGTGGTGGAGGAGTTTCTCGGATTCTTTCTTCTACTACTACGGCGTCTTCGGTTTCGAATCAGCATCAGAATCAGAAGAGAACCTCTCTTCCACCGAGAGTTGTGAAGCAACAATGGAAGGTTGCTGATGACGCGATGATTGGTGTTCCGGTTCCGAGAAAGGCTCGCTCAG GAAATAGTGGTGTTGGTGGAGCCGGAGAAGATATTGCAGACGACCACAGCCATCGGAACCAGACTGATTCACCGGCAAGGTCGTCTGCCGAGGTTGTTTCGCCTTCAACATCGATTATTTCGGCTAAGAAGAAGATG AAACCAACTGGACCGAAGACTCGATCAATGAAGACGTCAAATGTTTCTTCTGCGTCTGCTAAGGAAGGGGATATTGAGATTGAGATCGCTGAGGTTCTTTTCGGACTAAAGAAACAACCACACTGTTCCAAAAAGCAAGAAGTTATTACGAAGCAATCATCGAAGCAAGAAACAGAGAATTCCAGTGTTCTTCGTGACGGTTCCAAGTCTTCAGTTACATCTACAATGGCAAACTCTGCACAAACTGCCTTCAATAAATCAGTTTCGCTTCAAAAGAATGATGTTATCTCTGATTTGTCACTTAATGTTG ctGGGGAGAAGCAAAAAGTGGACAGTTCGACATTGGATTTTGCAGGGAAAGGAGAATCTGAAAAACCTGCAGAGATTGCAATTTACCCTTCAAAGTTGGAAGGAGCGTCCGAGGAAAGTAAACCAGCAAAGGAAATTTTCACTGGTGGAGATGAAAATAAGGGGAGCAAGAAGACCGGTCTGGCACAAGAAGATATAACTTCATGCTTAAAAGGGGATGTTGATCCCGAAGATTCCCCACCAAATAATTC GATTCCGGAGGCTGTGACccagaaagaagagaaattcaaatttgacttAATG GCTCCTCCAACATCTCCAGAAAGGGATGGGTTGGCTGATATGGTATTGGATACTAAGCCTTTGAGTCTGGGAATAGAAATG GGGAAAGAGACTTCGAATAAGGttgaaaatgaagtagaaggatttaaggaaaaagaaaaggtgatcAATGAAGATAAGATGGTGACAAGTGGGACAAAGTTTGAATTCTTTAAACTGGATTTGGAGAAACCACAATTAGATAGCAATAACATCACAATGAAAGAACAGAGTCAGAAACAGCAACCTAAAGGAGCCGCCAGCAcagttgaaaaaaatg AACCATCCACTTCAGTGCGCTTGCCCATTATCCTGGGTGGCTGGCCAACTACCGAAATTCCTTCTGTCGG GTACCTGCCACCCTTCCGGACAGTGCTACCTGTGGATAGTATTGACAAATCATCCACCAAACTACAG aatctaaattttattctctcaCACCCTCGACCGAAGAGATGCTTGACCCATTACGACATTGCTCGAAACATTTACTTACACCAGCAATTTACGAAGACGAACTATTTCCACCCAGCAGGTGATGCTTCGGCATCTCTTGTAGAGGCCAAACTCAAAAACATCTCCTCTAAAGAAGGCATGCTTTTGAGTAACCAACTGAGTGGAAATCATTTGGATATGAACCTTAATTCTGTGCAACAGAGAGAGCAAGGTGAAGGCGACTTGCCTGGTAATGTggtaaatgataaaagttcTGAGGCTGCCAACTTTGCTGATATTGCTAAAAGCAAGCAGCTTGTATTTCATCAGAAACAGGGAGTGCCTTTGGGTAACTCAATG CCTAGTTCTGGATTCATATTCCCCATCGGTCAGCATCAAGCTCCGATTGCACAAGCTACTGCAAATCAATCTGGGTCCGCCAAATCTTCCAATAACCAATCAACATCTCTGTTTAGTAATCCAGAAGCTGGAACACTTGTGAGCTTTCCAGCATTTCCTGCAGTATCTACTAACATGAGCTACAGTCATCCCAATGTGGTTTCAGTAGAAGCTCCATACTTGGCAAAACTTCAGAACAATGGTTATCCATTCACCTTTTCTACTCCAGCAGGAACGAGCGCAACATATAGAACAAACAATGCACAACCCTTGCCTCTTTTCAATGGATCTTTCTATCCATCTCAGTTGTTCCATCCATCCCAAATTCAGCCAGCACAAACTCAATCTCATCACCAACCTAGTGGCTCCCATAAACAACCACAAACTCAGCCGCAGCAATGGAGTGTGCATGTACCAGGGAACAATGTGCTGCCGTCAAATGGTATGCAATTAAAGCAGTCGACAGAACAGCATTTGCCACTGTCTAATCATTCTCGCAAGCATGAGAATGAAACCAGTGGAGAGGACACTACATCCCTTTCCGACAAGAGGGCAGCTCCAGTTCAGAAAAATGCTTATGGACAAAACTACATTTTGCCTGTTCAGGCATTGGGTTTCACATTGATGCCATCTACAACATTGAATAATGGCAATAGTGGAAATTATGGTGAGAAGAAACAGTCTCATAcccaaaatttgaagaacacAGTTGCCTTAGTTCCCTCTCAGGGACTCACAATGTCCTTTGCTTCATATAATGGAAATGGCACCCCATCTAACCTCAACTTCACTCCAATATCGCAAAACACAACCGTCTATCAGAATCTTCCTGATATACAGCGGACAGGGTTTCAGGTAGCGCCTGTGCCCCAAGCTACAAAGCAGAAGAATCATCAAACGTCAGAAGGGAGAAACGGAGTTGTTCTATCTGGTGCCAGTGATAGGAACACTGGAAATTCTTCTACGAAGCCTTCCACTGCAACTTCAGGGCAGACCCTAGTTTTTGGTAATCCTTCAAGGACTCTTAACTTCATGACATCTTCTGTCCCTGTAAACTGGCCCTCACCCTCCAACAAATCTGCTGCTACAACAAACCGTCCCGCCGGTAGTTCTTCAGGTAACCAACAGCAGCAACCACTGCTCCAGCTTCCACAGCAGCAGCACATATTGCAACAGCAACAAGCAGCCATGGGGCCTCGGATGGCTCCACGTACTAAAGTACCAACTAATAATACCTTGCCTTCATCAGCTACAACCAAGTTTCCTTGTAATCCTCCTCCTGGTTTCTCACAGCCTTTGATACAATGTGACAATTCTATTCAGTCTCCTGCGCAGAAGAACTCGGGAAGAATGACAGCCTCTGTCGTCCCTATGACATCTCTCCATCTTTCATCCTCTAGTACACCAGTCCACAAGAGTTCCATTCAGCAAAAAGGAAGTAGTACTCCTCAAGGTCAAACCCAGATATCATTTGGGGGAGGAGATTTCAAGCCAGCTTATACACCAATGCAACACATTCCAACTAGCGGTCACTCTCCATCTAGCAGTGGAAAATTAAGGAACACCACCAGTAAGACCAATCCCTCAGTTACTCCCACGCAACAGAAACAGGATGAAAGCTCATCAACCGGAGCTGGCCAGAAATCGTCTCCAGTGTGCGGTAGAAACGTGCCTTCGATCTTAAACACATGCCCCAGTCAACTATCAGAACTTAAATACTAG
- the LOC101203178 gene encoding cyclin-P3-1 has product MAASELEVEDVCSDIYINLGLKSLRKGIRKNPRVLTLLSSLLERSVKKNELLMEATQVKDARTMFHGLRAPTLSIRCYIDRIFKYFGCSPSCFVIANIYVDRFLKCTEIQLTSLNVHRLLITSIMLAAKFIDDSFFNNAYYAKVGGVSTAEINKLEMKFLFSIDFRLQVNIQTFSRYCYQLEKECTETRQIERSIRACRIKENWSNKDEKSCASTTAR; this is encoded by the exons ATGGCAGCTTCAGAACTCGAAGTCGAAGATGTTTGCTCGGATATCTACATTAACCTGGGCCTTAAGTCGTTGCGCAAAGGAATCCGGAAAAATCCTCGGGTTCTCACGCTTCTTTCTTCACTTCTAGAAAgatctgtaaaaaaaaatgaattactAATGGAGGCCACACAAGTTAAAGATGCTCGCACAATGTTTCATGGTCTACGAGCTCCTACCTTGAGTATTCGATGTTACATAGACCGGATCTTCAAGTATTTTGGCTGCAGTCCATCATGCTTTGTCATTGCTAATATTTATGTTGATCGATTCCTCAAGTGCACAGAGATTCAGTTAACTTCTCTCAACGTTCATCGACTGCTGATAACGAGCATAATGCTGGCTGCAAAGTTCATTGACGACTC GTTCTTCAACAATGCCTATTATGCGAAAGTTGGGGGAGTAAGCACAGCGGAGATAAACAAACTGGAGATGAAGTTTTTGTTTAGTATCGACTTCCGACTTCAGGTGAATATACAGACATTCAGTCGATACTGTTATCAGTTGGAAAAAGAATGCACTGAAACACGTCAGATTGAACGCTCGATTCGAGCCTGTAGGATTAAGGAGAACTGGTCAAATAAAGATGAGAAATCTTGTGCTTCCACGACAGCCAGATGA
- the LOC101210206 gene encoding protein TIME FOR COFFEE isoform X1, with protein sequence MIMEKNREARSSSSIVAANGSSRRRSRATAFRDLPEEGQVELQETVRLRDRGGKRDRDREFVSRSKRRREGGNREEEMEEEEGGDTSAEDIVADGDIDEVEDGGGGVSRILSSTTTASSVSNQHQNQKRTSLPPRVVKQQWKVADDAMIGVPVPRKARSASVKRSHDCTVSGNSGVGGAGEDIADDHSHRNQTDSPARSSAEVVSPSTSIISAKKKMKPTGPKTRSMKTSNVSSASAKEGDIEIEIAEVLFGLKKQPHCSKKQEVITKQSSKQETENSSVLRDGSKSSVTSTMANSAQTAFNKSVSLQKNDVISDLSLNVAGEKQKVDSSTLDFAGKGESEKPAEIAIYPSKLEGASEESKPAKEIFTGGDENKGSKKTGLAQEDITSCLKGDVDPEDSPPNNSIPEAVTQKEEKFKFDLMAPPTSPERDGLADMVLDTKPLSLGIEMGKETSNKVENEVEGFKEKEKVINEDKMVTSGTKFEFFKLDLEKPQLDSNNITMKEQSQKQQPKGAASTVEKNEPSTSVRLPIILGGWPTTEIPSVGYLPPFRTVLPVDSIDKSSTKLQNLNFILSHPRPKRCLTHYDIARNIYLHQQFTKTNYFHPAGDASASLVEAKLKNISSKEGMLLSNQLSGNHLDMNLNSVQQREQGEGDLPGNVVNDKSSEAANFADIAKSKQLVFHQKQGVPLGNSMPSSGFIFPIGQHQAPIAQATANQSGSAKSSNNQSTSLFSNPEAGTLVSFPAFPAVSTNMSYSHPNVVSVEAPYLAKLQNNGYPFTFSTPAGTSATYRTNNAQPLPLFNGSFYPSQLFHPSQIQPAQTQSHHQPSGSHKQPQTQPQQWSVHVPGNNVLPSNGMQLKQSTEQHLPLSNHSRKHENETSGEDTTSLSDKRAAPVQKNAYGQNYILPVQALGFTLMPSTTLNNGNSGNYGEKKQSHTQNLKNTVALVPSQGLTMSFASYNGNGTPSNLNFTPISQNTTVYQNLPDIQRTGFQVAPVPQATKQKNHQTSEGRNGVVLSGASDRNTGNSSTKPSTATSGQTLVFGNPSRTLNFMTSSVPVNWPSPSNKSAATTNRPAGSSSGNQQQQPLLQLPQQQHILQQQQAAMGPRMAPRTKVPTNNTLPSSATTKFPCNPPPGFSQPLIQCDNSIQSPAQKNSGRMTASVVPMTSLHLSSSSTPVHKSSIQQKGSSTPQGQTQISFGGGDFKPAYTPMQHIPTSGHSPSSSGKLRNTTSKTNPSVTPTQQKQDESSSTGAGQKSSPVCGRNVPSILNTCPSQLSELKY encoded by the exons ATGATCATGGAGAAGAACAGAGAAGCGAGGAGTTCGTCCAGTATAGTGGCTGCAAATGGATCGTCAAGGCGACGTAGTAGAGCTACGGCTTTCAGAGATTTACCTG AGGAAGGTCAGGTGGAGTTGCAGGAGACTGTGCGGTTAAGGGATAGAGGAGGGAAGAGGGATCGAGATCGAGAGTTTGTGAGTCGTAGCAAGCGGAGGAGGGAAGGAGGaaatagagaagaagagatggaggaagaagaaggaggagaTACTAGTGCTGAAGATATTGTTGCTGATGGAGATATTGATGAGGTTGAAGACGGTGGTGGAGGAGTTTCTCGGATTCTTTCTTCTACTACTACGGCGTCTTCGGTTTCGAATCAGCATCAGAATCAGAAGAGAACCTCTCTTCCACCGAGAGTTGTGAAGCAACAATGGAAGGTTGCTGATGACGCGATGATTGGTGTTCCGGTTCCGAGAAAGGCTCGCTCAG CTTCTGTCAAAAGATCACATGATTGCACGGTTTCAGGAAATAGTGGTGTTGGTGGAGCCGGAGAAGATATTGCAGACGACCACAGCCATCGGAACCAGACTGATTCACCGGCAAGGTCGTCTGCCGAGGTTGTTTCGCCTTCAACATCGATTATTTCGGCTAAGAAGAAGATG AAACCAACTGGACCGAAGACTCGATCAATGAAGACGTCAAATGTTTCTTCTGCGTCTGCTAAGGAAGGGGATATTGAGATTGAGATCGCTGAGGTTCTTTTCGGACTAAAGAAACAACCACACTGTTCCAAAAAGCAAGAAGTTATTACGAAGCAATCATCGAAGCAAGAAACAGAGAATTCCAGTGTTCTTCGTGACGGTTCCAAGTCTTCAGTTACATCTACAATGGCAAACTCTGCACAAACTGCCTTCAATAAATCAGTTTCGCTTCAAAAGAATGATGTTATCTCTGATTTGTCACTTAATGTTG ctGGGGAGAAGCAAAAAGTGGACAGTTCGACATTGGATTTTGCAGGGAAAGGAGAATCTGAAAAACCTGCAGAGATTGCAATTTACCCTTCAAAGTTGGAAGGAGCGTCCGAGGAAAGTAAACCAGCAAAGGAAATTTTCACTGGTGGAGATGAAAATAAGGGGAGCAAGAAGACCGGTCTGGCACAAGAAGATATAACTTCATGCTTAAAAGGGGATGTTGATCCCGAAGATTCCCCACCAAATAATTC GATTCCGGAGGCTGTGACccagaaagaagagaaattcaaatttgacttAATG GCTCCTCCAACATCTCCAGAAAGGGATGGGTTGGCTGATATGGTATTGGATACTAAGCCTTTGAGTCTGGGAATAGAAATG GGGAAAGAGACTTCGAATAAGGttgaaaatgaagtagaaggatttaaggaaaaagaaaaggtgatcAATGAAGATAAGATGGTGACAAGTGGGACAAAGTTTGAATTCTTTAAACTGGATTTGGAGAAACCACAATTAGATAGCAATAACATCACAATGAAAGAACAGAGTCAGAAACAGCAACCTAAAGGAGCCGCCAGCAcagttgaaaaaaatg AACCATCCACTTCAGTGCGCTTGCCCATTATCCTGGGTGGCTGGCCAACTACCGAAATTCCTTCTGTCGG GTACCTGCCACCCTTCCGGACAGTGCTACCTGTGGATAGTATTGACAAATCATCCACCAAACTACAG aatctaaattttattctctcaCACCCTCGACCGAAGAGATGCTTGACCCATTACGACATTGCTCGAAACATTTACTTACACCAGCAATTTACGAAGACGAACTATTTCCACCCAGCAGGTGATGCTTCGGCATCTCTTGTAGAGGCCAAACTCAAAAACATCTCCTCTAAAGAAGGCATGCTTTTGAGTAACCAACTGAGTGGAAATCATTTGGATATGAACCTTAATTCTGTGCAACAGAGAGAGCAAGGTGAAGGCGACTTGCCTGGTAATGTggtaaatgataaaagttcTGAGGCTGCCAACTTTGCTGATATTGCTAAAAGCAAGCAGCTTGTATTTCATCAGAAACAGGGAGTGCCTTTGGGTAACTCAATG CCTAGTTCTGGATTCATATTCCCCATCGGTCAGCATCAAGCTCCGATTGCACAAGCTACTGCAAATCAATCTGGGTCCGCCAAATCTTCCAATAACCAATCAACATCTCTGTTTAGTAATCCAGAAGCTGGAACACTTGTGAGCTTTCCAGCATTTCCTGCAGTATCTACTAACATGAGCTACAGTCATCCCAATGTGGTTTCAGTAGAAGCTCCATACTTGGCAAAACTTCAGAACAATGGTTATCCATTCACCTTTTCTACTCCAGCAGGAACGAGCGCAACATATAGAACAAACAATGCACAACCCTTGCCTCTTTTCAATGGATCTTTCTATCCATCTCAGTTGTTCCATCCATCCCAAATTCAGCCAGCACAAACTCAATCTCATCACCAACCTAGTGGCTCCCATAAACAACCACAAACTCAGCCGCAGCAATGGAGTGTGCATGTACCAGGGAACAATGTGCTGCCGTCAAATGGTATGCAATTAAAGCAGTCGACAGAACAGCATTTGCCACTGTCTAATCATTCTCGCAAGCATGAGAATGAAACCAGTGGAGAGGACACTACATCCCTTTCCGACAAGAGGGCAGCTCCAGTTCAGAAAAATGCTTATGGACAAAACTACATTTTGCCTGTTCAGGCATTGGGTTTCACATTGATGCCATCTACAACATTGAATAATGGCAATAGTGGAAATTATGGTGAGAAGAAACAGTCTCATAcccaaaatttgaagaacacAGTTGCCTTAGTTCCCTCTCAGGGACTCACAATGTCCTTTGCTTCATATAATGGAAATGGCACCCCATCTAACCTCAACTTCACTCCAATATCGCAAAACACAACCGTCTATCAGAATCTTCCTGATATACAGCGGACAGGGTTTCAGGTAGCGCCTGTGCCCCAAGCTACAAAGCAGAAGAATCATCAAACGTCAGAAGGGAGAAACGGAGTTGTTCTATCTGGTGCCAGTGATAGGAACACTGGAAATTCTTCTACGAAGCCTTCCACTGCAACTTCAGGGCAGACCCTAGTTTTTGGTAATCCTTCAAGGACTCTTAACTTCATGACATCTTCTGTCCCTGTAAACTGGCCCTCACCCTCCAACAAATCTGCTGCTACAACAAACCGTCCCGCCGGTAGTTCTTCAGGTAACCAACAGCAGCAACCACTGCTCCAGCTTCCACAGCAGCAGCACATATTGCAACAGCAACAAGCAGCCATGGGGCCTCGGATGGCTCCACGTACTAAAGTACCAACTAATAATACCTTGCCTTCATCAGCTACAACCAAGTTTCCTTGTAATCCTCCTCCTGGTTTCTCACAGCCTTTGATACAATGTGACAATTCTATTCAGTCTCCTGCGCAGAAGAACTCGGGAAGAATGACAGCCTCTGTCGTCCCTATGACATCTCTCCATCTTTCATCCTCTAGTACACCAGTCCACAAGAGTTCCATTCAGCAAAAAGGAAGTAGTACTCCTCAAGGTCAAACCCAGATATCATTTGGGGGAGGAGATTTCAAGCCAGCTTATACACCAATGCAACACATTCCAACTAGCGGTCACTCTCCATCTAGCAGTGGAAAATTAAGGAACACCACCAGTAAGACCAATCCCTCAGTTACTCCCACGCAACAGAAACAGGATGAAAGCTCATCAACCGGAGCTGGCCAGAAATCGTCTCCAGTGTGCGGTAGAAACGTGCCTTCGATCTTAAACACATGCCCCAGTCAACTATCAGAACTTAAATACTAG
- the LOC101203421 gene encoding probable inactive patatin-like protein 9 — protein sequence MELSKVTLEIFTKLEQQWLSHQCDSVKKIRILSIDGGGTTPTVAAASLIHLEDQIRFRTGDPHARIADFFDLIAGTGIGAILASMIVADDGSGRPLFSARDAVSAISSRISEMFRVKFGSGICRRRRFSGRSMDGVLKELFKDLSLKDTCKPLLVPCFDLNSSAPFVFSRADASESPSFNFELWKVCRATAATPSSFKPFHLTSVDGKTSCTAIDGGLVMNNPTAAAVTHVLHNKRDFPSVNGVEDLLVLSLGNGSASGGNGKVRRNGECSTSVVVGIVLDGVSDTVDQMLGNAFCWNRTDYVRIQANGLVEEEGEVLKERGVETLPFGGKRLLTESNGQRIESFVQRLVASGRSSLPPSPCKNLAAVSPLSGR from the exons ATGGAGTTAAGCAAAGTTACCTTAGAGATCTTCACCAAGCTCGAACAGCAATGGCTCTCTCATCAATGCGACTCCGTCAAGAAGATTCGCATTCTCAGCATCGACGGCGGTGGAACCACTCCTACTGTTGCTGCTGCTTCACTTATTCACCTCGAAGACCAGATCCGCTTCAGGACTGGCGATCCTCACGCTCGCATTGCTGATTTCTTTGACCTCATTGCTGGTACTGGGATTGGAGCCATTCTTGCTTCCATGATTGTCGCGGATGATGGTTCTGGTCGTCCTCTGTTCTCTGCTAGGGATGCTGTCAGTGCGATTTCGTCTAGGATTTCGGAGATGTTTAGAGTGAAATTCGGTAGTGGAATTTGTCGACGGAGGAGGTTTTCTGGTAGGTCAATGGATGGAGTGTTGAAGGAGCTTTTTAAGGATTTGTCGCTCAAAGATACTTGTAAACCTCTTTTAGTTCCTTGTTTTGATCTCAACAGTTCCGctccttttgttttctctcgTGCTGATGCTTCTGAATCGCCGAGTTTCAACTTCGAGCTTTGGAAAGTTTGTCGTGCTACGGCGGCGACGCCGAGTTCTTTTAAGCCATTTCATCTTACTTCTGTTGATGGAAAGACCTCTTGTACCGCCATTGATGGCGGTTTGGTTATGAACAATCCGACTGCCGCTGCCGTCACTCACGTGCTTCATAATAAACGCGATTTTCCGTCTGTCAATGGCGTTGAGGATTTGCTTGTTCTGTCGTTAGGTAATGGATCGGCGAGTGGTGGCAACGGTAAGGTCCGGCGCAACGGTGAGTGCTCGACGTCCGTCGTCGTCGGCATTGTGCTGGACGGTGTCTCCGATACCGTCGATCAAATGCTCGGAAATGCTTTTTGCTGGAATCGGACGGACTATGTGAGAATTCAG GCAAACGGGTTAGTGGAGGAAGAAGGGGAAGTGTTAAAGGAGAGAGGGGTGGAAACGTTGCCGTTTGGCGGGAAACGGTTACTAACGGAGAGTAACGGACAGAGAATTGAGAGCTTCGTGCAACGGTTGGTGGCTTCAGGGAGGAGCAGCCTGCCGCCGAGTCCGTGCAAAAATCTGGCCGCCGTCAGCCCTCTTTCCGGCCGTTGA